One region of Dehalococcoidia bacterium genomic DNA includes:
- the metG gene encoding methionine--tRNA ligase produces MPENILVAVAWPYANGPLHLGHVAGAYLPADIFARYHRLRGNNVLMVSGSDEHGTPITLRAEQEGIPPSELATRYHKEFLESWQQLGISFDLFTTTDTANHASVAHDIFLKLLEKGYIYKGSMPQAYCPSCKRSLPDRYVEGTCPHCNFNAARGDQCDNCGHTLNPSDLIDVRCRTCSSTPRFENSEHFFFKLSVFEEQLRKWVGDKDFWRQNVQKFTLGFLEGGLKDRAITRDIEWGVTVPQPGFEKKRIYVWFEAVIGYLSASREWASSQKDNDAWKRFWTGQNRAYYFIGKDNIPFHTIIWPAMLMGYGGLNLPYDVPANEFLTIEGKKLSTSRNWAVWVPDFLSRYDPDPLRYYLSINMPETGDMDFSWHEFLRKNNDELVATYGNLVHRVLSFNHRNFNASVPEPGDMDEAGKALLQKARNTLEQVGSQLDRCHFKEGLKIAMALAQDVNRFLDDAAPWKMIKQDRQAAGRSVYTAIAVISALKTMLYPFLPFTSQKLHSYLGFEGDIRDAGWDFQIPQPGRALPQPQALFTKLDDSLVEEEMARLGSGETA; encoded by the coding sequence TTGCCTGAGAACATCCTTGTTGCTGTAGCCTGGCCATATGCCAACGGCCCGCTCCACCTCGGTCATGTCGCCGGGGCCTATTTACCCGCCGATATCTTCGCCCGTTATCATCGCCTGCGCGGCAATAATGTGTTGATGGTATCCGGAAGCGATGAGCACGGGACACCTATAACCCTGCGCGCCGAGCAGGAGGGCATTCCACCTTCAGAGCTGGCCACCAGATATCACAAAGAATTTCTGGAGAGCTGGCAGCAACTGGGCATCTCGTTTGATCTTTTCACCACCACGGATACGGCCAACCATGCATCGGTTGCGCACGACATCTTCCTCAAATTGCTGGAGAAAGGCTACATCTATAAAGGCTCAATGCCTCAGGCGTATTGCCCCAGTTGTAAGCGCTCGCTTCCCGACCGTTACGTCGAGGGCACCTGCCCCCACTGCAATTTCAATGCTGCCAGGGGCGACCAGTGCGACAACTGTGGCCACACACTGAATCCCAGCGACCTGATAGATGTGCGCTGCCGCACGTGCTCATCCACGCCCAGGTTTGAGAACTCGGAGCATTTTTTCTTCAAGCTGAGCGTATTTGAGGAGCAGCTCAGGAAGTGGGTGGGAGATAAGGATTTCTGGCGCCAGAACGTACAGAAATTTACGCTGGGATTCCTGGAGGGAGGTCTCAAGGACAGGGCCATCACACGCGATATCGAGTGGGGCGTCACGGTGCCGCAGCCGGGATTTGAAAAAAAACGTATTTACGTCTGGTTTGAGGCGGTCATCGGGTATCTGTCGGCCAGCCGTGAGTGGGCCTCATCTCAGAAAGATAACGACGCCTGGAAACGTTTCTGGACGGGGCAGAACAGGGCCTACTATTTTATAGGCAAGGATAATATCCCCTTCCATACCATTATCTGGCCGGCCATGCTGATGGGCTATGGCGGTCTGAACCTGCCCTACGATGTACCGGCCAACGAGTTCCTCACAATCGAGGGCAAGAAGCTGTCCACCAGCCGCAACTGGGCTGTGTGGGTGCCCGATTTCCTATCGCGCTACGATCCTGATCCTCTGCGTTATTACCTGTCTATCAATATGCCTGAGACGGGCGACATGGATTTCTCATGGCACGAGTTCCTGCGCAAGAACAACGACGAGCTGGTGGCAACCTACGGCAACCTGGTGCACCGTGTGCTTTCCTTCAACCATCGCAATTTCAATGCCTCCGTGCCTGAGCCGGGTGATATGGATGAGGCCGGCAAGGCACTGCTTCAGAAAGCCCGCAACACACTGGAACAGGTCGGCAGCCAGCTTGACCGCTGCCATTTCAAGGAGGGTCTCAAAATCGCCATGGCCCTGGCGCAGGATGTCAACCGCTTCCTGGATGATGCCGCGCCATGGAAGATGATCAAACAGGACCGCCAGGCTGCCGGGAGATCGGTATATACAGCCATCGCCGTCATATCGGCGTTGAAAACCATGCTTTATCCCTTCCTGCCTTTCACATCGCAGAAGCTGCACTCCTATTTGGGCTTCGAGGGGGATATACGCGATGCAGGTTGGGACTTTCAGATTCCTCAACCCGGCCGCGCTCTGCCTCAACCCCAGGCGCTGTTCACCAAATTGGATGATAGCCTGGTGGAGGAGGAGATGGCCAGGCTGGGGAGCGGCGAAACGGCATGA
- a CDS encoding polyprenyl synthetase family protein: MNLDQIYAPVRPGLDLVELKLEEISGNEIPLLAQLLQYALLKVGKRVRPALTLLSGKFYHYDLETLIPMAAAAEVLHIGTLVHDDIIDNADMRHGKPAIYRTWGQNSALLLGDYLFSRAGSLASTTENLRVIRRFSETLMTISGGELREGSHTFDMAVARDNYYKWISDKTACLFVMAAECGSVLSGCPEEQVKALKEYALNFGLAFQIIDDILDFVGDPSSLGKPVGSDLSEGAATLPSILYAEKHPNNSLIQAIIVDHRKDLVPGAVEKVRESGVIDECRSIAQGFSQKASLSLNNLPDCDARRSLKALVAFVIERNK, translated from the coding sequence ATGAACCTCGATCAGATATATGCCCCGGTCAGGCCCGGCCTCGATCTGGTGGAATTGAAGCTGGAGGAGATCTCCGGTAATGAGATACCCCTGCTGGCGCAATTGCTCCAGTATGCCCTTCTGAAAGTCGGCAAAAGGGTCAGACCTGCTCTTACACTGCTCAGCGGCAAGTTTTACCATTACGACCTCGAGACACTTATCCCCATGGCCGCAGCCGCGGAGGTGCTTCATATAGGCACACTGGTACACGATGATATCATCGATAATGCCGATATGCGCCACGGCAAGCCGGCTATTTACCGCACCTGGGGACAGAACAGCGCCCTGTTGCTGGGGGATTATTTATTCTCCAGGGCGGGCAGCCTGGCCTCCACCACGGAGAACCTCAGGGTTATCAGGCGTTTCAGCGAGACACTGATGACTATCTCCGGGGGCGAGCTCAGGGAGGGCAGTCATACCTTCGACATGGCCGTCGCCAGGGACAACTACTATAAATGGATCAGCGACAAGACAGCCTGCCTGTTTGTTATGGCTGCAGAGTGCGGATCGGTTCTGAGCGGCTGTCCCGAGGAACAGGTGAAGGCCCTCAAAGAATATGCGCTCAATTTCGGGCTGGCCTTCCAGATCATCGATGACATACTTGATTTCGTGGGAGATCCTTCATCGCTGGGGAAACCTGTTGGTTCGGACCTGAGTGAGGGCGCCGCTACCCTGCCGTCCATCCTGTATGCGGAGAAGCATCCAAACAATAGTCTGATCCAGGCCATTATCGTGGACCACCGCAAAGACCTTGTGCCGGGCGCAGTGGAAAAGGTGCGCGAATCCGGGGTCATAGATGAATGCAGGTCCATCGCCCAGGGATTTTCACAAAAGGCCAGCCTTTCACTTAATAATCTGCCGGATTGTGATGCGCGGCGGTCGCTCAAAGCTCTAGTAGCCTTCGTTATCGAGAGAAATAAGTAG